CCTGGCTTCTGTTTTGCAATAGTGTCTATCagattcttctttattttttgcttttaaggACTCGACATACCTCGAGTGAGAATTGCGAGCATACTGCATTGACGATTTCGATACAATTATTCCCGTtattcaatgaagcaagttgaaactagtcgaaaccgatccaaCTCGGCAGGAAGATCCGTTTCGACCTAGTAGAATTCATCCAAGTCAGTTGGAAAGAgactggtgatcaactgtcattccatttctacttgtttcgacctatttcgacCAACTTTCAACAGATTTTCACTaagccaaaaattcccgacttttcgaaagaattcccggctttttcccgcttttttcccgttggatttcaaatcccgtcttttttttttttttttttttctgagcagggaaaagcccgcgggagttgaactactttcaagttcatgctcccgtaggcataaaacctcctcttcattctttatttttttttttacataagtttttttccaAGCACTGGGTTTACAAAGGTATTTCATTAATTCATTAATTTGTGCACTCATTCACaatatttaaaagttcattATGATTTTTGGGAGTTGTAATGTTGGCGTTGGTGTATTTATTGACGGTTTTGATATCGACGATAGGGCGGTTGGTGGTGGCGGTTTGTGGCGGCGGTTGGCGGTGGTCGGTGGccggtggtggtggtggttggcggaaatgagaaaaattagaTGTTGCAGCGTATTAGAATGTAGGTTTAAATTCGTTTAAGCGTGGGGGTGGAATTTTGTGCACTGGTGGGTGGGTGAATCGTGGTGGAGGGGTAAAAGGATGAAGAGGATGTATGGGGCGGATTGCACTCCCAGTGAGAATAATCTCTTTGAAGGGAGTACAAGTCAGCTGTCATATCTTGGAATCGTTGATCGGCTCAAAGCTGACCGTTACGATGCTTCAATTCAAGAAGGTTTCCAATTTCGCTCTCAgatgttttttcaataattttttgaacttttcgttcGTTTTCACCAATTTTATATGTGGGGGAAGTACGTTGTaacctatgtggtttatctataggtggggacaagactgcccttgcacgagtgtgagaatcagttttttcaatgttttgattgctacgtcacaaacgttcatgagcgtctcgacgttgaagtTGCCGTTCATCGACGACATGCAACGTTTCATGTTATTCgaaaaatcacaatcaaagcacccttttATTTACGCTTTTTCTTCCTGACGCCTAGTACGGCAACGCTATGAGTTcataataataaacaactttatttgcgtCCCAAACATTCCTCTTCACATGTTTCTATGGCTACATTTGGACGCCTAATACTTGACTCCGTGATGGCGTCGcattacgtcacaatcgttcataaacaactatatggatacaacgaactaatactaaagtttttggttgtccccacctatagataaaccacatagcgTTGTAACGAGTTATACCGTAATAATGAAACGCATTTTTGGCTAACTCTGTCGTTGGACGTTTCGTTCTAAGAGTAGTTTGGTTTCTCAGTCGATACCTATGGTTTGGTCGACTATAAGATTGGTTGTGGTGGGCTTGAGGATTATTCAGATGGTTGTGGATTATTGTAAGTGCTTGATGTTCTCTCATAGCCTTGATTGGTAAGATAGAGATATCGGCTTCATTATACAACTGAAGCGAGGGATACAGCCTTGGACGCTTGTAAACCGCTTTTAGGCAGCGATTTTGGGCACGTTGTAGTTTTTTCAGATTGACCTCCGATGTCGCCCCCCATATGAACATCAGGTACTGCATCTTTGATTGGATGAAGGCATGATACATCAACAAAAGTTGTCTCGAAGGGACAAAACTCTTCATCTTCCACAGCAGTCCACACGCAGAATTGATATCCTTCAATAACGTTTCTACATGGTTGGTCCATTTTAATGTGGAATCAATGGTTAGGCCGAGATACCGGAAGTGAGAAACTTTCTCAATTTGTGTATTATCAATCATGAGGTCATCATGTGGCGGATTATTCGTTCGAGCAGAAtgtaaaatcatatatttagattttgaaacGTTGAGTGACAGTAAGTTTTCATCAAAGTATTTCTTGAGAATAACCATGTCATTGGACATCTTACGAACGATCGTGTTGGCATCAACATCTTCATAGCATAGAGATGTATCATCCGCGAACAATCTTGGTTTCCCGAGAAGTGGTAATTCAGGTAGATCGTTTATGTACACAAGAAATAGCAAGGGACCTAGATTGCTGCCTTGAGGTACACCTACTTTCAGAGGGCGATAGCTACTGTTTACTCCATTCACCACGACGTACTGATCCCTTTCATCTAGAAAGCTTTTGATGAGCTGGTGTACTCGTCCACGTATTccgtaataaaacaatttttcgagAAGAATGGTATGGTCTATCGTGTCGAAAGCTTTCTTCAGATCCAAAAATAGTAGCCCGACTTGTTTTTTTGAGTTGATCGCATCATATACGCTTGTGAACAATTCTCCAGTAGCGGTTGCCGTACTTGATCCTGAACGAAAGCCAAATTGGCTCTCgtacaagatattttttgaacGAAAGAAGCTGGTTATCCGACATACCAACATTTGCTCCAATATTTTACTGATAACAGATAATATGGAAATGGGTCTATAGTTGTTGACATCAGTTTTTGAGCCTCCTTTGTGAATTGGTATAACTCTTGCAGTTTTCAAGCATGAAGgatattttccattttccaaaCTTTCATTAAAGACGTCTCGAATAAGCTCAGAGAAGATTTGATGGTGGTGCTTGATGAAGTTTGCTTGTAGGCCGTCTGGTCCAGCGCTTTTATTTTGGTcaaggttttttatttttaggatAACTTCTTGCTTAGTGGCAGGCTCCATAAAAATCGAATCAGGGATAGGTGTTAGTGTGTTGAATCTGTTCACATCTCGATTACTGGGGATGGTGGAAGCAAGCTGAGGCCCGATGTTGCTGAAGAAGTTGTTGAACTTATTTGCAACTACTGTTCCTTCACTAACGATTTTTCCGTCGATTTCGATCTTGATGGTTGGCTCTAGTTGTTTACTTTTACCAGCTAGGAAATTTAACGTTTTCCACATATTCTTACTATCTGATCTTTGGAATAGTTTACTATAGTATTCCTGCTTAGTTTGCTGCTTGAGTTGCTGAAGTTTTTTAGATACGTGAGCAAGCGTGTCTCGTGCTTGGATATCATCAGGGTTTCTTTTACATTTGGCAAGTAAattatctttaattttgatCCATTTCCAAATATCGAAAGTCATCCATGGACATTGACCTTTAATTTTTGCggttatttgaacttttttagaGCATTCctttttgagtttttcataaatttcgatGGCGCTACTTAGGCGAGTTTCTGCCGAAGTTTGTGGTAATTCCGTTATTGCAATATTAAACCGCTCATTCAATAAGGTATGATTTGTTATAACCTTTTCTAATTCCCTTACAGAAAGGGCTTTTCGTAGGGTTACCGCGGAAATTATGAGGCAGTGGTCGCTGATATCgataaaaattgtattattGATTATCTTTGATTCTAAGGCCTCCGAACAAATAACATGGTCTAAGATATTTCCACTAGCAGGTCTTGTTATATGAGAATTAGTTGGTTGAAAGTTATAGCCTTTTAGAAGGTCTAAAAATTCTACCGTCTGGTGGTTATTGGATTTATTCAAGGGAATGTTGATGTCTCCAACTATGATTGAAGATGATCCTGGACTTGAACTGGCAAGAATAGCTTCCAAATCAGAGTAAAAATCCGCAAAAATGTAATTTGGTGGTCTATAAATCGCATGGATGTTAAAATGTTGTCCTCTTGACTTTAGACGCACATGAATGTGATGATATCCATTCACGTGTCTGTTTGCTACCTCATCACAATCAAAAGTGGCTTTAACAAATATAGCAAGGCCTCCTCCATTGCTGTTTTCCCGGCAAGAAAACATTCCTTTGTAGCCagatatttgtatcaaatcggTTTGTGCTGCTTTCACCCACGTTTCTCCCAAAACTATAACATCTAGATCCATAGAAATACGTTCAATGGCAAGTTTGATATCATCCATCTTATCTGCGTTATTTATTCCTCTTGCATTTAACTGCAAAATTTTGAGATTAAAACagttttcttttgtttgttttatactTTTATTAAATTCTTCAACACTATTGTagaaattattattatcaaaatccaTATTAAAATACATAAATCAACAGTTTGATCTTAGTTTACTTAGTTGTTTTGCTGAAGACGTTTTGGAGATGACATCATGAATGAtgaattattggaaaaatttagggTACGTTTATTCTTCGATTCGATGACCGATTGCAGATCCAATTTGGAGCTCACCTTCTCAATTCTGGAACCATCGCTTCTTTTGATTAAGATTTTGCCATCACGGCCGGGCCatacatatttgaaattcaattcctCCTGAACTTTCCTTGCTTCCTTCAATAGACTTTTTCCATAGCTGGTCATTTCGTCTCGGATGGAGATTGTCTGCGATGAACGTTTGAATAAATCCCCTACTTCCGATGCTTTAAGTACTCCGAGTGCCCGCTTCTTTTCAAAAAACTCTTCCTTGCGCGTTTCAGATTTAAAGACAGCTAGTATAGGAGCAGATCTGGTTGAAgatttttcccgcatttcccgcttttcccgaatgggtggccaccctgcaATAGTTAGATTGTGTCgtataaaaatgttgaaaatcatcATCATGGTTTCAAATTTACTGTCTTCAAATTTAGCTGATTCGGTATCAGCATtgaaaaacatctaaaataatgataaaatggatttcatttcaaatcttCTTGTGAGTAATATGATAAACAACTTACATCTGAATCGATATGGGGAAGAAAATGTTCGCCTGATGATTCCTCATCCACTTCTAACTTGGAAAAGGTCTCAGCTTCGTCTTCTTCGGAATCGGTGTCTCTTGCCATCATTGTctgaaaaagattaaaatgcatttaaatacaATCTATCTAATCGATATAATTGTACATACATGAATTGCAGGGTTTGCATTTTCATCTCGGACCATTGCAACAGATTCC
This sequence is a window from Uranotaenia lowii strain MFRU-FL chromosome 3, ASM2978415v1, whole genome shotgun sequence. Protein-coding genes within it:
- the LOC129753124 gene encoding uncharacterized protein LOC129753124 — encoded protein: MRSSRMNSLFTKNMKVPYVRKFLKRKPSKKNPDVEASENLSGKIQGTNNLEKSPEPEPIMQPLESVAMVRDENANPAIHTMMARDTDSEEDEAETFSKLEVDEESSGEHFLPHIDSDMFFNADTESAKFEDRWPPIREKREMREKSSTRSAPILAVFKSETRKEEFFEKKRALGVLKASEVGDLFKRSSQTISIRDEMTSYGKSLLKEARKVQEELNFKYVWPGRDGKILIKRSDGSRIEKVSSKLDLQSVIESKNKRTLNFSNNSSFMMSSPKRLQQNN